The stretch of DNA AATTTTGCTTCTGCGTCATCTGCTTTATTGACGTCAGGATGATACTGGCGCGCCAGCTTTCGGTAAGCCTTCTTGATCTCGTCATCGGAAGCCTCTTTACCAAGACCAAGCACCTCATAGTAATCACGCTTATCGGCCATTCTCCCACCCCCAATGAATTGATTTTTTGCACAAAAGGAAAGTCAAAGCGCGGGATGCCTGAGCGCTTTGACCTTCCCTGTGTACTGCCTATTTACAAACTATTTACAAACCGTGTACTTCGGTACCGGATTAATCTTGTTTCTTATCTTCGTCCACAACTTCGTAATCCGCATCGACAACGTTGTCTTTGCCAGCTCCACCTGCGGATGCTCCAGCATCACCTTGAGCCTCACCGGCTTGAGCAGCTTGCTCATACAGCTTCACAGACAGCTGCTGTACAATCTCGGTCAGCTTATCAGAAGCAGCCTTGATTTCGTCCAGGTTATCACCTTGCAGTGCTTTTTGCAGCTCGTCCTTAGCAGCGTTGGCTTTCTCAACTTCAGCTGCTTCTACTTTGTCACCAAGGTCTTTAATCGTCTTGTCAACACTGTATACGAGCTGGTCACCGTTGTTCTTAGCCTCTACAAGCTCTTTGCGTTTCTTATCTTCCTCAGCGTGCAGTTCAGCGTCCTTCATCATTTGTTCAACTTCTGCATCACTCAGGCCGCTGGAAGAAGTGATCGTAATCTTCTGGCTCTTGCCTGTACCTTTGTCTGTTGCCGAAACGTTAACGATACCGTTGGCATCAATGTCAAAAGTAACCTCGATTTGTGGAACCCCGCGTGGTGCCAAAGGAATGTCGCTCAGTGTAAAGCGACCCAGAGTCTTGTTGCCGGCAGCCATCTCACGTTCCCCTTGCAGGACGTGGATTTCTACGCTTGGCTGATTATCCGCATAAGTGGAGAATACTTGGGATTTGCTTGTTGGAATCGTGGTGTTGCGTTCGATCATCTTTGTGAACACTCCGCCAGCAGTTTCAATCCCCAAGGACAATGGAGTTACGTCGAGCAGGACTACGTCCTTAACGTCACCTGTCAATACGCCTGCTTGCACAGCAGCACCCAAGGCTACTACTTCGTCAGGGTTAACGCCCTTGTGCGGCTCTTTGCCTGTCAGCTTCTTGATCGCTTCCTGTACAGCAGGAATACGAGTGGAACCACCGACAAGAACGACCTTATCGATATCGGCAGGAGTCATACCTGCGTCAGTCAAGGCTCGACGAGTAGGTCCAAGTGTACGTTCAACCAAATCAGCGGAAATTTCTTCAAAT from Paenibacillus sp. CAA11 encodes:
- the dnaK gene encoding molecular chaperone DnaK — encoded protein: MSKVIGIDLGTTNSCVAVMEGGEAVVIPNPEGARTTPSVVGFKKDGERIVGETAKRQAITNPDRTIISIKRHMGTNHKESIDGKDFTPQEISAIILQKLKADAEAYLGQSVNQAVITVPAYFNDSQRQATKDAGKIAGLEVLRIVNEPTAAALAYGLEKSEDQTILVFDLGGGTFDVSILELGDGFFEVKATSGDNHLGGDDFDQVIIDYLVAEFKKDQGIDLSKDKAAVQRLKDAAEKAKKELSGVLTTTISLPFITVVDGVPQHLEMNLTRAKFEEISADLVERTLGPTRRALTDAGMTPADIDKVVLVGGSTRIPAVQEAIKKLTGKEPHKGVNPDEVVALGAAVQAGVLTGDVKDVVLLDVTPLSLGIETAGGVFTKMIERNTTIPTSKSQVFSTYADNQPSVEIHVLQGEREMAAGNKTLGRFTLSDIPLAPRGVPQIEVTFDIDANGIVNVSATDKGTGKSQKITITSSSGLSDAEVEQMMKDAELHAEEDKKRKELVEAKNNGDQLVYSVDKTIKDLGDKVEAAEVEKANAAKDELQKALQGDNLDEIKAASDKLTEIVQQLSVKLYEQAAQAGEAQGDAGASAGGAGKDNVVDADYEVVDEDKKQD